The genomic segment AGTGTAACAGCGGCTACCAGTGTAGTGGCAATCAGCTTTCTCATTCGATAATCCCCCTTTATCCCCTATGTTTACATCTGATATACACCAAATGTAAGCGTTTTCCCAAGTGTGTTCCATCGAAAATCCTGCGCATTTCTATCAAAATTCTCATCTGTTTTTTCGGTGGCCTATTTTACGAAGGGGAAGAGGAGCTTTTGATTCTCCGACCAAAACATATTCTCCCGATCGATTGCTTTTGTTCCGGTGTCGACCAGACTGGGCACTGCTTCTCCGTTGCTCGCTTCGACTGCGTACTTGACGCCGAGATATCCCATCGATAGCGGCTTCTGGATGATCGTCGCGGAGATGATCCCTTCCTGCAAATACTCCAGCACTTCCGGTGGACTGTCGATTGCTACGATTTTGACTTTGTCCCGCAGTCCACTGTTTTCCATTTCCTCGGCCACACCGATCGCTGTACTGGCATCGAGTGCAATCACCCCTTTCAACTGCGGATGCTTGCGGATCAGTTCGCGCGTCCACTCACCGATCTGCTTTTTATCCAAGGGAACATTTTCGTTGGCAATCAATTCAACCTGCGTTTCCCGTGGGAGCAAATCGAGGACGCCCTGTTCTCTTCGTTTGGCATTTGCCTTTACCCGATCTGTGCCGAGCAATGCGATTTGTCCTTTTTTCTCGATCAGGTACATCATTTTTTCGAATGCCTTCATGCCCATATCGTAGTTATCCGTCCCAATGTAGCTTTTGACGGCTGAATCTTTTCCGACGGTGTCGAGTACAAGGATCGGGATGGCCCTCTCCCTAGCCAGCTTGATAGCTTCTCGCAAAACGTGTTCGTCACTAGGTGCCACCACGATTGTCTCGGAGCCATCTGCGATTGCCTGCTGCACCAGCTCCATTTGCCTGTGGGCATCCTCCTCATAGTCTGGCGCGTAAAAATTCAGGTTTCGCTCATATTCCTTGGCAGCCATCTCCGCCCCGAGCTTGACCGTTCGCCAATAATCGCCGTGCTTCATACGGACGATCAGCGCCACTGTCTTTTTCTTGCCTACTTCCCCATCTGTAAGCGGAGCACTGCATGAGCAAAAAAGCGTCACCACTGCCAAAACGACCAGTCCGTATACGCTCAAACGTTTCACCGCTGCCGTCCTCATAATCGATCTCGCTCCTCTGCAACCTGGCGCGGAATCCATACACGCACAACGGTCCCCTCTTCCTGTTCGCTCGCAATTTCCAAACCGTACTGTTCCCCG from the Brevibacillus brevis genome contains:
- a CDS encoding substrate-binding domain-containing protein yields the protein MKRLSVYGLVVLAVVTLFCSCSAPLTDGEVGKKKTVALIVRMKHGDYWRTVKLGAEMAAKEYERNLNFYAPDYEEDAHRQMELVQQAIADGSETIVVAPSDEHVLREAIKLARERAIPILVLDTVGKDSAVKSYIGTDNYDMGMKAFEKMMYLIEKKGQIALLGTDRVKANAKRREQGVLDLLPRETQVELIANENVPLDKKQIGEWTRELIRKHPQLKGVIALDASTAIGVAEEMENSGLRDKVKIVAIDSPPEVLEYLQEGIISATIIQKPLSMGYLGVKYAVEASNGEAVPSLVDTGTKAIDRENMFWSENQKLLFPFVK